One segment of Anastrepha obliqua isolate idAnaObli1 chromosome 3, idAnaObli1_1.0, whole genome shotgun sequence DNA contains the following:
- the LOC129241926 gene encoding uncharacterized protein LOC129241926: MAHFMSEHTDLAKNSLPNCAQGRSTANRLWEELSKQLNAEGPPIKNAKLWKKVYADQKYNAKRKLSFNKSSKRQTGGGPYQQRALTPAEELIVEAAGLEASVSGNRMVQTYGSSQPAPVAVASRPASSASASSRSVPSRSSSNSPASCTPSRLVVPTPRRRTTNKASLLEENIKLTADHHKAMGQKIDRLLQIKERQLEIDERQLEISERQIAVSSRILAMKEEKHRAIIAVKEIDLKIKSIELNQLKVKEKK; encoded by the exons ATGGCTCATTTCATGAGTGAGCACACAGATTTGGCCAAAAATTCCTTGCCGAATTGTGCACAAGGAAGGTCGACTGCCAACCGACTTTGGGAAGAGCTCAGCAAGCAGTTAAATGCAGAAGGACCGCCAATAAAAAATGCGAAGTTGTGGAAAAAA GTATACGCAGATCAGAAATATAATGCGAAAAGAAAGTTGTCCTTCAACAAAAGTTCAAAAAGGCAGACAGGCGGAGGACCTTACCAGCAGAGGGCTTTAACTCCAGCTGAGGAGCTAATAGTTGAAGCTGCTGGTCTTGAAGCATCTGTTTCAGGAAACCGCATGGTGCAAACATACGGTAGTTCACAACCTGCACCAGTCGCAGTTGCTTCAAGACCAGCATCAAGTGCTTCGGCCTCAAGCAGGAGTGTTCCAAGTCGTTCCTCCTCCAACAGCCCTGCTTCCTGTACGCCTTCTCGTCTAGTCGTTCCAACTCCACGAAGAAGGACAACAAATAAAGCTTCGCTGctggaagaaaatattaaattgacaGCAGATCACCATAAAGCTATGGGGCAGAAAATAGATAGGCTGCTTCAAATTAAGGAGAGGCAATTAGAGATTGACGAGAGGCAGCTTGAAATAAGCGAACGACAGATAGCTGTCTCTAGCAGGATTTTGGCGATGAAGGAGGAGAAGCACCGAGCTATAATAGCTGTTAAAGAAATTGACTTAAAAATAAAGAGCATTGAATTAAACCAATTGAaggtcaaagaaaaaaaatag
- the LOC129241927 gene encoding putative nuclease HARBI1: MCQSTVSKLTGNVLEEIEAKLCPKHIKFEPDDSRRCKEWFVENYQIPGVVGCIDGTHIGLQKPTVNEHMYFNRKGFHSINAMLICDHTTKILAINCQYGGAAHDSFIWKHSNERMVMEHRFLHNRSDNAWLLEIHRTDQVKQGSMKFIPRHGASLNELMVY; encoded by the exons ATGTGCCAGAGCACTGTCTCGAAATTAACGGGCAATGTTTTGGAAGAAATTGAAGCCAAATTGTGTCCTAAACATATTAAATTTGAGCCAGATGATTCGAGAAGGTGCAAAGAGTGGTTTGTTGAGAACTATCAAATTCCAGGAG tggTTGGATGCATTGATGGCACCCACATTGGACTACAAAAGCCCACGGTCAACGAGCATATGTATTTCAACAGGAAGGGTTTTCATAGCATAAATGCGATGTTG ATTTGCGACCACACTACGAAAATTCTCGCAATAAACTGCCAATATGGGGGTGCAGCCCACGACTCATTCATATGGAAGCATTCAAACGAACGAATGGTTATGGAACATCGTTTTTTGCACAATAGGAGTGACAATGCCTGGCTGCTAG AAATCCATCGGACGGATCAGGTGAAGCAAGGTTCAATGAAATTCATTCCAAGGCACGGTGCATCATTGAACGAACTAATGGTGTACTGA